Genomic segment of Mastomys coucha isolate ucsf_1 unplaced genomic scaffold, UCSF_Mcou_1 pScaffold23, whole genome shotgun sequence:
CTGGACTTGTGGGTTGTGGGTTACTCCATTCATCAGAACTATCATTTCCCTTGACATTTTACCATAAGgaaaacttagatttttttttttccgaaagAAGTGTTCCTAGACATCTGTCCAATTTTAAATTACAGACCAAATTAGATGGGCTAACTAAAGCAAAGGCCCCTTTATTACTGTGATTTGGAGGTCATATTACAAGGCTCTGCCATGGCCAAGGATAGAAATGGGCATGGCTTTTATTCCAGAGGGTGCACTGTAGAGATGCTCCCAACAGGGCTGGAAAAAATGATGCCATTGCATGATTTGTGGTGTAGGATGCAGGAGGCACTCATACAAGCCTGCTGAATTGGATGTTTCAGACATATAACATGACTCACATTATGTAAGTATAGATAagcatatatatagtattatatagtatatatatatatatagagagagagagagagagagtttcctCTTTATTAAATCAAAGCCATTTGATATTAGTGGTTGCTAACAGTAACAAAGTAGAGTCAGAATTAGGTTTATTTTGTACACAGAGATGAAGTGGAAGCTATCTGGAGTCCAGCTAAGCAATCATTGCTGCAGAGCTGATGCCCAGGGCCCCGGCTGCTCCAGTGTCATTCAACTTCCCCGAGTCTCTCAGGCATCTGAAAGTCTGGTTAAAACACAGTTATCGGAGGGACCCCACAGCTTTTCCATGAGAGCTTCTAAttcctttcagatttatttaatttgttttatgcctatgagtgttttgcctgtatatgtaccacatggaTGTCTGGTAAGTGAGGAAGTcggaagagggcaatggatcccctggaaaaagagttatggatggttgtggtcagccacatggatgctgggaactttcttaggatcaatggagctgaggggtttgctgccccttaggacaaacaacaatatgaactaactagtaccctcagagctcccagggactcatccaccaaccaaggactatacatggtgggactgattgttctggcagcatgtgtatagcagaggattgcaaattcaatcatcaataggaagagaggaccttggccctgtgaaggttctgtgccccagtgtaggggaatgccagggccaataagtgggagagggtggggtggcaagcagggggagtggggagacaacaggggtttgttcttgttgttttttgtttttttgagggcaaactgggaaaggagaaatcatatgacatgtaaataaagaaaatatctaataaaaaaataaaaaaaaagaaagaaagaaagaaagaaagaaagaaagaaagaaattgactcagaatccaaaaaacaaaaaaacaaaaaactttctcTTTGGCTTCTCATAAATGATTGTCAACAGGGAAGCATACTTTCTCCTGTTCATCCTCATCTGTTGTTGAAAACtttttccaaaaaatatttatttttaactatgtatgtGCAAGTGTCTGTGTGACACATGCTATGCGCATGTGAGTtcagtgcccatgaaggccagtcGGGTCAGatttctctggagctggagttacaggtgattgtgagccgcCTGATataagtgctgggaatggaacttgggtcctcttcaagTGCAGTATGAGCTGCTAATGGCGGGGCTGTCTCTTCAGTCTCCCTTGAAGGGAGAGAAAGTCTGGAGAAgttgggggggggtgagggggtggggttgAGACTTCCCAACAGGGGTCCACTCTGTCCCAGATGGGGCTGTCTGGGAAGGTAGGTGgccaggggaagagagagagatacaggtcATATGGAGAACGTTCAGTGAGAAACACCTTACTGATTTTGGATGTCTGTTACGGGTGTAGATGTCCAGGAAGTCTAAGGCAGATGAAAACAAAGATCTGTTCATGGTGGTGGTACATACACCCAGAACCTAATGCATAAAGACCTAAGtatcatttaaaatacttaaaagcactctttctttttctttttttgtttttaaaggacaaaatAGACGAACAAGATGGGAAATATGTTCTTTTGGTTGATGATTTTAATCCCTGGATGGGCCCTCTCCGATGGGTCTGAAACAGAACCAGATTTTACGTGGCACTTGAGCAGAATACCCCAGGTTGTGAGTGAGAAGACtatccatcttgccagccccacgtTCCAGGCAGATGCTGGGGTGGTGAGGGCCACAGTGTGTGGCATTGAATGTCAGGAAGAGCTCCCGGTTCCCAGTCTTTCCCAGCTGGAAGATTCCCTATCCTATGAGACCGTCTTCGAGAATGGCACCCGAACCTTAACCAGGGTGAAAGTTCAAGGTCTGGTCCTGGAACCCACTCAGAACAGCAGTGTAAAAGGAGCGCGCCCTAGGAGGAGAAGGCAGGTGTACGGTACGGACAGCAGGTTCAGCATCTTAGACAAAAGGTTCTTGACCAATTTCCCTTTTAATACAGCAGTGAAGCTGTCCACCGGCTGCAGCGGCGCCCTCGTCTCCCCCAACCATGTACTCACAGCTGCCCACTGCGTCCACGACGGGAAGGACTATGTCAAAGGCAGTAAAAAGCTGAGGGTGGGAGTGCTGAAGATGAGAAATAAAGGAGGCCGTAAGAAACGCAGAGGTTCCAAGAGGAACCCgagagaagcagagagtggtGGCCAAAGTCAGGAGCATCCCCAGGAAAGCACCACCCAAAGACGGGGAAAAAAATCCAGACGGGGTCCGAATGTCGCTCAAGAAAGGCCTTCCTTCCAATGGACCCGCgtcaagagcacccacattcccAAAGGTTGGGTGAGGGGAGAGAATGGGGACCTGGCCTTGGACTACGACTACGCACTCCTGGAGCTGAAGCGCGCACACAAGCAGCAGCACATGGAGCTGGGAGTCAGCCCCACCATCGCCAAGCTGCCGGGAGGCCGGATCCACTTCTCTGGATTTGACAACGACAGGGATGATCAGTTGGTGTATCGATTTTGCAGCGTTTCCGAGGAATCCAATGACCTCCTGTATCAGTACTGCGATGCTGAGGCAGGCTCCACCGgctcggggatctacctgaggCTCAAAGAGCCAGACCAAAAGAATTGGAAGCGCAAGATCATCGCGGTCTACTCGGGCCACCAGTGGGTGGATGTGCACGGAGTTCAGAAGGACTATAACGTGGCTGTGCGCATCACTCCGCTCAAGTACGCCCAGATTTGCCTCTGGATCCATGGAAATGCTGCCAACTGTGCTTATGGCTGAGGGAAAACTGAAGCGACTTCATGCGCATCTTGAATCCCAGAGAAAGCCGGCTCTCATTTTGGACCACTCACAGGCTATGCCTGGACGTGGACTGTCAGTGGTTTTTACAGCATCTTTACAGACTTCCTTTATCAAAATTAGGTTACTTTCGCACAGTTAAAATGTTTAGTTACAGATACTGAAACTAGATGGCACTTCAGCGACAAGTATATATACTCTTTATATGGTGGTAAGTTTCATTTTGGGGGAAACCATTTGTTTACTTGGGCCTTTTTGGATACCAGACACTCTTTAAAACATCAAACTAGAACTGTAATGTGACTTCTCAGTGGACTAGCTCTTGAGTCCTACTCTAGGAAGAACCTAGGAGGATGTATTCAATTATGTGTTCAACCTTCATGGAAAATAGGAAGATTTACAGTAACACAATTAGCATCAGGGGAGACAGGAGGTTTAGTTTGCCATGCGATGACATTCAGCCATCCCATTCTTGCCCTCAGCGTTTATATGTGTCTTCTCTTGGTACTGAGAAACTAATTTCAAGAACTATAgatcaaaacatataaaaattacaaatcaaaTATACTAGTGAGCTGCATAAACAAAACTAGTAACTGTGACTTTAAAAACCCAACACAGCCATGTCCATCTAAAATTTAGAGAAACACTTTGTTCTGTGTAATGAACCAAGTTTACAGACACTGAAAGCTGAGACACTCTAAGATCTCAAGttttacattcttaaaatatgaAGTTTTCAAGGCATACCGAGAAGCCATTTCACAAGCTACCACTCTCTGGGGAAAGCCACACCCTTTTGTGTTGTACTTCCTGCTGCGTGTGAGGCGCTATATTCTTAAGAGAGGTGTAGTTCAAAGTCTTTTTCAAAAGAGAACCCACCTACCCCAACCCTGAGATACCAAAGGAGGCTCTGATGGTTCTCATAAGGGACCAAAGTGGCATCCTTGTTCGGCCTCCCAAGTAGCACTAAGTAGTTACTGTGTACCACCCTAGAGCAAAATGCAGAGCAGGCATTCAGGACACACTCATGAACAAACATGGCTGTGGTAGATGGCTATAAACAGGGGTTAAGTCAGGGCATTATGCTTAACTGGTTTTGATGATATAATCAAGTACACCCTAAAATTTAAGTAACCAAGGGCCCAATCTTTGGCCTACTCTTTCTGGCGAATTCTAAAGCCACATATTTTCCCTCACTCAATTCAGTGCCAGGGtaaaaccttttctctttcagaCGTGTCCTACAAAGGCTACAAATTAAGAAATAATGTTGTtgcctatttttgttttctgttaccgTCTTGGTTACTATGCAAAGGAGTATCTTCATCTGGGTTATCATAATGACTCTGTAAATGGTGCTCAGAATATGTGGCATTCTTTTATAATGTGGgttgttaaaaataattcaataaaattaaagaataaaaagtatgACTTactgtgtttgtatatatgctttaaaggattttagaaaataatcaaTTAACTAATGTTCAGCTGAAATTGTACCACCTGTGACACTCATCTCACTGAGAGGCATTTAATCATTGCTCCCAGTAGAAGAGGAACACATACTGAAGAGAGGGCCCGTTTTCTTTAGGGTGGTACATATACAGTTGCTGTATCAGTCATTGTATCATATACAGGTgctttttctgttattgtgataaaatacccaacaaaaacaacttaagaaaagaatggcttatttttttctgtttttttNNNNNNNNNNTTTTGAAATTAACAAATGAATTTTCTTAGAGGATAAAACCAAGGGCACATATAGACAGATATTATTTAGAGAGgagaatgataaaataaaacattacagattgttgtgagaattaagtgtgtaagtatgtgcaaATTTCCAGTACATTTTCTATAATAGAAGCTATAGCAGTATCCAGCACATGCTAATTATTCAATTAATAGTAGtatctaacatttattttatttttttcttttatatcaattctttttttgatatttcctttatttacatgtaaatttctcctttttttctgtttttttcttctctttttttcttcttttttttcttttttcttttgcatttctgGATTTTCCAAGAGGGCCAGCATAATTAATCCATGAGTCTAGAGATTATCATCACAGTTGCATATGATAAACCGACTATGCTCTGCTTCATCTTATATTCCTAAAGATGGGTTGAAATGTTCTCAGCAGACTGGCAGCCATGTTTCCCTGAAGAGCTAGCTAGCTAGCACAGGTGCAgacaaatgtgcatgtgtatgctgaTTCACAAGCCAGGCCACTGACTGGTGTGATGTCTCTGTCTAAAGGTAgatctcctcccttccccactgCTATGCTATTCTTAAACTTGCAGTTTCCAAGGTCAGGATATGATCAGAGCCAAGATCCTATCACACAACAGAAGTACCACTTTACCCAGCCATGGGATGAAAATAAAAGTTGGTATTTTAAAGACAGAGCTGAATTTAGTATTCTGCCACTGCACTTGGGACACTTATACCAGAAGGCCTGTGGCTTGGAGAAATAAGTGACACTATTGTACCCACTAAATAGCCAGCGTGTCACCCCATGTGACCAGGATGTGACTGATGTGGCTCCTTAAATGGATGTCTTGAGCAGTCATCCACCCACAGATCACAGCATCCCTAGACCTAAATTAAAGCTTGCTTTTGGCAGAGCCACATAGGCCATCATGTGATATGAATCACCTTTCCAGGACTGGTAAGTACATTTCTCCATTCTTAGGCTGAAGGAAACAAGAACTCCGTGGCTTTCCTAttctaaaaaatcttttttatttagaaaatctcATTTGCTAGAATCTATCATATTCATCGCTTCAGACTGCGAGCCCGTTGGATTCAAGATAGTACAGCAGGTTCTCTCATTGTAGAGGCTTCCAAATTTGATTAATAGTAAGAATGACCCAGGGAACTATCTTAGAAACCCAAGTGCCAGGGCTCCATGGAGATCCACCTCAAATCCCCAAGAATGAGTCCAGCATTCCAGGTCTGATTAAACTCTGGGTCGGCGTTCAATCACGGCcatagtctctctctcacacaaatgAAAGGCTCTCCTGGCAGAAGATATCGAGGAAAGGCTAAGGCTCACAAGTGAATTTTCTGGAGATGGTCCACAGTTTTGCATGGCCCgtgatgggtgagctctgagatgCAAAGTcaccagagacttcatcccagggctgctatgcctttcctgtcactattacatagcctaaGGATTCCtgggcagatttcctgcagaATCAACACGAAGATGTACTTTCATATAGTAATACTGTATAGACAAATGGTTTCACAATTTCtgataataattttatagaaCTCTTAAATTGATACATGTGAACTCTAGTCCCCTATGAAGTAACATTACAAACAGAGCTCTGCAAAGCTTCCTATGTCATGGGTCAAGTGCCCGAGGATAAGAAAACAGGTTTAGAACAAAATTGTGACCAAAGAAAACctttcattctaggtcaggtccaaggatgtgcactatgataaacaggtgtgcactatgataaaccAAGGTCATATGAAactattgctttgaacttataatgaccttatagaatgaaacactgcttgaACTTACCATCAATATCCTTCTGTAATGttccttttgtgtaacattttatctatgaggtactTCTTTCTGACATAGAGAACACTTTGTCTAAAAGCTCATGAAGTGTTAACAAACTCCCAAGCCTCTCACTTGGCCAGTGGGGATGGGGGGGtcgggggtgagggtgggaaaagttaaaggaagagaaaatttaCAAACAGTAAGCAACTCTTGCCACTACAATTGCAGCTTTTGCCACTGCAACCTCCACTGCCAGCCACCCATTGCTGCCTACCTCAGTCTACCTGAATGTCTGACTGGTCCCTGACACTCTCCTACATCTCAAACTCAGGCCAGGAAAGGTTACATAGTAAAACTGtctcaggaaagaaggaaggaaggaaggaaggaaggaaggaaggaaggaaggaaggaaggaagaaaagaaggagggaaagaaggaagggagggagggaaggaaggaaggagagaaagaaggaaggaaggagagaaagaaggaaggaaggggagaaagaaggaaggaaggggagaaagaaggaaggaagggagggagggaaggaaggagagaaagaaggaagggaaggagggaaggaaggaaggaaggaaggagaaaaagaaggaagggagggagggaaggaagaaagaaaggaaggaaggaaggaagatagaagtTCAGGACATTTCTTGGCCACTGAATGACGAAGTTTAGAATTATGGGTGCTGAGCTTGGGGGACAACAAAGAACGAAAAACTAGCTTGAAGGAAAAAAGTTAATTCATAGACATGAATACCAAACAAAcgaataagtaagtaaataataaataaataaataagtaaatgaatgaataaacaaataaatggaccTGTGCTtatgttgaaataaaaaaaatactcaacccagaaagaaagaaggcctgccaaaaaagtaaaaataattatggATTTCCAGTGACTGAGTCATTAACACATGTAGTATGTCACCACTATATTTTGTTCTGACAAATGATGACttatgcttttttttgttttttgttttgttttttgttttttgttttttgctatgaGTTAAAATGACAAATGATAACTgatgtttgagttttttttttttgctatgaatTTAAATGGTTCTTTTAGCATCACTTGGGAAACTTTTTTTTCATCGAAAGAAACTCagaaatttcaaa
This window contains:
- the Prss35 gene encoding inactive serine protease 35 codes for the protein MGNMFFWLMILIPGWALSDGSETEPDFTWHLSRIPQVVSEKTIHLASPTFQADAGVVRATVCGIECQEELPVPSLSQLEDSLSYETVFENGTRTLTRVKVQGLVLEPTQNSSVKGARPRRRRQVYGTDSRFSILDKRFLTNFPFNTAVKLSTGCSGALVSPNHVLTAAHCVHDGKDYVKGSKKLRVGVLKMRNKGGRKKRRGSKRNPREAESGGQSQEHPQESTTQRRGKKSRRGPNVAQERPSFQWTRVKSTHIPKGWVRGENGDLALDYDYALLELKRAHKQQHMELGVSPTIAKLPGGRIHFSGFDNDRDDQLVYRFCSVSEESNDLLYQYCDAEAGSTGSGIYLRLKEPDQKNWKRKIIAVYSGHQWVDVHGVQKDYNVAVRITPLKYAQICLWIHGNAANCAYG